From one Esox lucius isolate fEsoLuc1 chromosome 11, fEsoLuc1.pri, whole genome shotgun sequence genomic stretch:
- the LOC105012862 gene encoding protein NLRC3-like isoform X2 has product MNPSNFREGDFSTEQRKMPIQRKRPASPVPSCVSMKGVMPVGQDTGLAEAALSPEEGDQQERPESEILSGQSVQSHQTDLSSKYSESSAKDRKNMNQREFTDTLEKSPTCLMQEMKTKLKKKYQMLCEGTGQHVNQTLLKDIYTELYITEGGSKGVNEEHEVRQIKMASKRQTTPETPIKCNDIFKPMKQHQKKGVRRNLTKGIAGIGKTVSVHKVLLDWAEGKANKDVHLIFPLPFRDLNLKKDQYSLMQLLTNYFPELKEIERIEDGLTKTVFIFDGLDECRLPLDFKNNKKCCDVTEPTSVDVLLTNLIEGNLLPSALLWITTRPAAANRIPPECVDQVTEIRGFNEPQKEEYFRKKITDQNLANEIIKHIKTSRSLHIMCHIPVFCWISANVLETMLKEAEKDEIPKTLTQIYEHFLLIQTSMKNKKYNKSTETNPKELSQSDKDMILKLSKLAFQQLQKGNLIFYEEDLRECGIDVSEASEYSALCTEIFKEESGLYQENLGFTKVAAGSENL; this is encoded by the exons ATGAATCCTTCCAACTTCAGAGAAGGAGACTTTTCAACTGAACaaaggaaaat GCCAATTCAGCGGAAGAGACCAGCCTCccctgtacccagctgtgtgtccatgaaggGGGTCATGCCTGTGGGTCAGGATACTGGGTTAGCGGAGGCAGCCCTTTCACCTGAAGAAGG agaccaacaggagagaCCAGAGTCTGAGATTCTCAGTGGTCAATCTGTCCAGAGTCATCAAACAGACCTGTCCTCCAAATACAGT GAGAGCAGTGCCAAAGACAGGAAGAACATGAACCAGAGGGAGTTTActgacacactggagaaaa GTCCAACTTGTCTGATGCAAGAAATGAAGACTAAACTGAAAAAGAAGTATCAAATGCTGTGTGAAGGAACTGGACAGCATGTAAACCAAACTCTATTAAAGGacatctacacagagctctatatcacagagggtggaagtaAAGGAGTTAATGAAGAACATGAGGTCAGACAGATCAAGATGGCGTCCAAGAGACAAACCACACCAGAGACACCAATCAAATGCAATGACATCTTCAAGCCAATGAAACAACATCAGAAAAAAGGTGTGAGGAGAAACTTGACTAAAGGAATCGCTGGCATTGGAAAAACAGTCTCTGTGCACAAGGTCCTCCTTGACTGGGCAGAGGGAAAAGCGAATAAGgatgttcatttaatatttccTCTTCCTTTCCGTGACCTGAACCTGAAAAAGGACCAATATAGTCTGATGCAACTTCTTACCAACTACTTTCCAGAACTGAAAGAAATTGAACGAATTGAAGATGGTTTAAccaaaacagttttcatttttgatggtctggatgagtgtcgACTTCCTCTagactttaaaaacaataagaagTGCTGTGATGTCACAGAACCAACCTCAGTGGACGTGTTGCTGACAAACCTTATCGAGGGgaatctgcttccctctgctctcctctggataaccacacgacctgcagcagccaatcggatccctcctGAGTGTGTTGACCAAGTCACAGAGATACGAGGGTTCAATGagccacagaaagaggagtacttcaggaagaaAATCACAGACCAGAATCTGGCCAATGAAATCATCAAGCACATAAAAACATCaaggagcctccacatcatgtgtcacataccagtcttctgttggatatCAGCTAATGTCCTTGAGACGATGCTGAAAGAAGCAGAGAAAGATGAAATCCCCAAAACTCTGACCCAGATATACGAACACTTCCTGCTCATCCAAACcagtatgaaaaacaaaaagtacaaCAAATCCACAGAAACAAATCCAAAGGAACTGTCTCAGTCAGACAAAGACATGATCCTGAAGTTGTCAAAGCTGGCTTTCCAACAGCTTCAGAAGGGCAACCTGATCTTCTATGAGGAGGACCTGAGAGAGTGTGGCATTGATGTCTCAGAGGCATCAGAGTACTCAGCACTGTGTACAGAGATCTTTAAAGAAGAATCTGGGCTTTACCAAGAGAATCTGGGCTTTACCAAGGTTGCTGCCGGTAGTGAAAACCTGTAA
- the LOC117595248 gene encoding ribonuclease inhibitor-like, whose protein sequence is MLDDPQCRLETLRLSFCGVKKKGCDLLASTLMSNSCHLRELDLSNNDLGNSGVKCLSSGLGNPHCKLETLRLSGCLVTEEGCGSLVSALNSNPSHLKELDLSYNHPGDLGVRLLSAGLEDPHWRLEKLKYVL, encoded by the exons ATGTTGgatgatccacaatgtagactggagactctgag GCTGTCATTCTGTGGAGTGAAGAAGAAAGGCTGTGATTTGCTGGCCTCAACTCTGATGTCAAACTCCTGCCACCTAAGAGAGCTTGacctgagtaacaatgacctgggGAATTCAGGAGTGAAGTGTCTCTCTTCTGGACTGGGAAATCCACATTGTAAACTGGAAACACTGAG GttgtcaggctgtctggtcacagaggaaggctgtggTTCTCTGGTATCAGCTCTGAattcaaacccctcacatctgaaagaactggatctgagctacaatcacccaggagacttaggagtcagactgctctctgctgggctggaggatccacactggagactggagaaactcaagtatgtcctgtag
- the LOC105012862 gene encoding protein NLRC3-like isoform X1 gives MNPSNFREGDFSTEQRKMPIQRKRPASPVPSCVSMKGVMPVGQDTGLAEAALSPEEGDQQERPESEILSGQSVQSHQTDLSSKYSKESSAKDRKNMNQREFTDTLEKSPTCLMQEMKTKLKKKYQMLCEGTGQHVNQTLLKDIYTELYITEGGSKGVNEEHEVRQIKMASKRQTTPETPIKCNDIFKPMKQHQKKGVRRNLTKGIAGIGKTVSVHKVLLDWAEGKANKDVHLIFPLPFRDLNLKKDQYSLMQLLTNYFPELKEIERIEDGLTKTVFIFDGLDECRLPLDFKNNKKCCDVTEPTSVDVLLTNLIEGNLLPSALLWITTRPAAANRIPPECVDQVTEIRGFNEPQKEEYFRKKITDQNLANEIIKHIKTSRSLHIMCHIPVFCWISANVLETMLKEAEKDEIPKTLTQIYEHFLLIQTSMKNKKYNKSTETNPKELSQSDKDMILKLSKLAFQQLQKGNLIFYEEDLRECGIDVSEASEYSALCTEIFKEESGLYQENLGFTKVAAGSENL, from the exons ATGAATCCTTCCAACTTCAGAGAAGGAGACTTTTCAACTGAACaaaggaaaat GCCAATTCAGCGGAAGAGACCAGCCTCccctgtacccagctgtgtgtccatgaaggGGGTCATGCCTGTGGGTCAGGATACTGGGTTAGCGGAGGCAGCCCTTTCACCTGAAGAAGG agaccaacaggagagaCCAGAGTCTGAGATTCTCAGTGGTCAATCTGTCCAGAGTCATCAAACAGACCTGTCCTCCAAATACAGT AAGGAGAGCAGTGCCAAAGACAGGAAGAACATGAACCAGAGGGAGTTTActgacacactggagaaaa GTCCAACTTGTCTGATGCAAGAAATGAAGACTAAACTGAAAAAGAAGTATCAAATGCTGTGTGAAGGAACTGGACAGCATGTAAACCAAACTCTATTAAAGGacatctacacagagctctatatcacagagggtggaagtaAAGGAGTTAATGAAGAACATGAGGTCAGACAGATCAAGATGGCGTCCAAGAGACAAACCACACCAGAGACACCAATCAAATGCAATGACATCTTCAAGCCAATGAAACAACATCAGAAAAAAGGTGTGAGGAGAAACTTGACTAAAGGAATCGCTGGCATTGGAAAAACAGTCTCTGTGCACAAGGTCCTCCTTGACTGGGCAGAGGGAAAAGCGAATAAGgatgttcatttaatatttccTCTTCCTTTCCGTGACCTGAACCTGAAAAAGGACCAATATAGTCTGATGCAACTTCTTACCAACTACTTTCCAGAACTGAAAGAAATTGAACGAATTGAAGATGGTTTAAccaaaacagttttcatttttgatggtctggatgagtgtcgACTTCCTCTagactttaaaaacaataagaagTGCTGTGATGTCACAGAACCAACCTCAGTGGACGTGTTGCTGACAAACCTTATCGAGGGgaatctgcttccctctgctctcctctggataaccacacgacctgcagcagccaatcggatccctcctGAGTGTGTTGACCAAGTCACAGAGATACGAGGGTTCAATGagccacagaaagaggagtacttcaggaagaaAATCACAGACCAGAATCTGGCCAATGAAATCATCAAGCACATAAAAACATCaaggagcctccacatcatgtgtcacataccagtcttctgttggatatCAGCTAATGTCCTTGAGACGATGCTGAAAGAAGCAGAGAAAGATGAAATCCCCAAAACTCTGACCCAGATATACGAACACTTCCTGCTCATCCAAACcagtatgaaaaacaaaaagtacaaCAAATCCACAGAAACAAATCCAAAGGAACTGTCTCAGTCAGACAAAGACATGATCCTGAAGTTGTCAAAGCTGGCTTTCCAACAGCTTCAGAAGGGCAACCTGATCTTCTATGAGGAGGACCTGAGAGAGTGTGGCATTGATGTCTCAGAGGCATCAGAGTACTCAGCACTGTGTACAGAGATCTTTAAAGAAGAATCTGGGCTTTACCAAGAGAATCTGGGCTTTACCAAGGTTGCTGCCGGTAGTGAAAACCTGTAA